A stretch of [Clostridium] scindens DNA encodes these proteins:
- a CDS encoding bifunctional enoyl-CoA hydratase/phosphate acetyltransferase — translation MYHNFEELLKDIKKKTIRKTIAVAAAHDREVLASASAARKEGIADFILIGQIAQIRTILVELGEVPDDWTIINEPDDSKAAQHAVLLASAGKADALMKGLLHTSAFLKAIFHKECGLVAPGSLVSQITVTEFPAQNRLVLLSDCAINVSPSYKEKVQIIQNAVALAYRLGIECPNVACIAPVEVINEKMQETIDAAMLSKASERGQIKGCRIDGPLAMDNAISPEAAASKRITSPVAGKADILLMPDLCTGNALDKSLRYFAELNTGSAVIGAGVPIVMTSRSDSARNKLHAIALSVL, via the coding sequence ATGTACCATAATTTTGAGGAACTGTTAAAAGATATAAAAAAGAAGACGATCCGAAAGACGATTGCCGTTGCTGCTGCTCATGACAGAGAAGTCCTTGCATCTGCGTCTGCTGCCAGAAAGGAAGGGATTGCCGACTTCATCCTGATTGGCCAGATCGCGCAAATCCGTACGATCCTGGTGGAGTTAGGTGAAGTGCCGGATGACTGGACCATTATCAATGAGCCCGATGATTCCAAAGCGGCCCAGCATGCCGTCCTTCTGGCCTCTGCCGGCAAGGCGGATGCCCTTATGAAGGGTCTTCTCCATACTTCCGCCTTCCTAAAGGCAATCTTCCACAAGGAATGCGGATTGGTTGCCCCAGGCTCTCTTGTTAGTCAGATTACAGTCACTGAGTTCCCAGCACAGAATCGGCTCGTGCTGCTGAGCGACTGTGCCATTAATGTCTCTCCTTCCTATAAAGAAAAGGTGCAGATCATACAAAATGCAGTCGCTCTGGCTTATAGGCTCGGAATCGAATGCCCTAACGTGGCCTGCATTGCGCCGGTAGAAGTCATAAATGAAAAAATGCAGGAAACCATTGATGCCGCTATGCTTAGCAAGGCCAGTGAACGAGGACAGATTAAAGGCTGCCGTATAGATGGCCCTCTGGCCATGGATAATGCCATCTCACCGGAGGCTGCCGCCAGCAAGAGAATTACCAGCCCAGTTGCCGGTAAGGCAGATATTCTGCTCATGCCGGACCTGTGTACCGGCAATGCCCTGGATAAGTCTCTGCGCTACTTTGCCGAACTCAATACCGGAAGCGCCGTGATCGGCGCTGGCGTCCCTATCGTCATGACGTCCCGGTCGGATTCTGCCAGGAATAAGCTTCATGCGATCGCGCTTAGCGTATTGTAG
- a CDS encoding transketolase C-terminal domain-containing protein — protein MGNVKVLTGNYSAAEAAALCRLDLIAAYPITPQSSVVEHLAELVHNGEIDASLVQVESEHSAMSVVQGAAAGGGRVFTATSAQGLALMYEPYFRMSTLRLPMVMALATREMTSPETVWSGQQDAMSVRDAGWIQMFCDNNQEIADMIIQGYMIAEHPEVLLPVNICYDGFYSSHLTEGVNLPTQEEVNRFLPAPSFDHAVLDPNNPFALDPLTPGPILMKYRKTHLDAMANALDIIDEVDQKFGDAFGRYYGGTISEYRMEDAEVVIITIGGMTGTGMDAVDQAREEGIRAGLIKLRFTRPFPAKRIKEALKGKKAFAVIDRSVCFGWSQGPMHMETKAALADAKDDYCHFSVIGGLGGADISIDMLLGTIRSLEASKDDPGEKETQWYMAD, from the coding sequence ATGGGAAATGTGAAAGTGCTTACTGGAAATTATTCTGCGGCAGAGGCTGCGGCTTTATGCCGGCTGGATCTCATTGCCGCTTACCCAATCACCCCGCAGTCATCCGTGGTGGAGCATTTGGCGGAACTTGTGCACAATGGGGAGATAGATGCCAGCCTTGTACAGGTTGAATCCGAACATTCGGCAATGAGCGTTGTCCAGGGAGCCGCGGCAGGAGGAGGAAGGGTATTTACCGCAACTTCCGCCCAAGGGCTGGCTCTGATGTACGAGCCTTATTTCAGAATGTCTACCCTGCGTCTTCCTATGGTGATGGCACTGGCTACCAGGGAGATGACGTCCCCTGAGACGGTGTGGAGCGGGCAGCAGGATGCAATGAGCGTCAGAGATGCAGGGTGGATTCAGATGTTCTGCGACAATAACCAGGAAATTGCAGATATGATTATCCAGGGATATATGATTGCAGAACATCCGGAGGTGTTATTGCCTGTGAATATTTGCTACGATGGATTCTATAGTTCCCATCTGACAGAGGGAGTGAATCTTCCAACTCAGGAAGAAGTGAATCGTTTTCTGCCTGCACCGTCTTTTGACCATGCAGTTCTGGATCCTAACAATCCGTTCGCACTGGATCCGCTGACGCCGGGGCCGATTCTGATGAAGTATAGGAAGACCCATCTAGATGCGATGGCGAACGCCTTGGATATCATCGATGAGGTTGACCAGAAGTTTGGAGATGCATTTGGCAGGTATTATGGAGGAACTATCTCCGAGTACAGGATGGAGGATGCGGAGGTCGTCATTATCACGATTGGAGGAATGACCGGCACCGGGATGGACGCGGTAGATCAGGCAAGAGAGGAAGGAATTCGCGCCGGACTTATCAAACTGCGCTTTACAAGGCCATTCCCGGCTAAGCGGATCAAAGAAGCGCTTAAAGGAAAGAAAGCCTTTGCCGTGATTGACAGAAGCGTATGCTTTGGTTGGAGCCAGGGACCTATGCATATGGAAACCAAAGCGGCACTGGCGGATGCCAAGGACGATTATTGCCACTTTAGCGTGATCGGCGGACTGGGCGGAGCAGATATCTCCATTGATATGCTGCTTGGAACGATCCGCAGCCTGGAGGCGTCCAAAGATGATCCTGGAGAAAAAGAGACCCAGTGGTATATGGCAGACTAG
- a CDS encoding NAD(P)/FAD-dependent oxidoreductase, whose amino-acid sequence MYDIIIIGAGPAGISAGIYAVSRGKKTVIIEKNAVGGIIGKVSTVTHYSAIVPGETGATFAKRMERQALEAGVEIIYENVEKVTLEGDIKAVTTSRNHYEAPKIILANGTTPRTLGIPGEAELSGKGIGLNAAKDGPSYKGKNIYVVGGADGAVKEALYLSQFAKELTIIHFEDTLGCVPEFLNKVRQTDNIKVCLASRLNKVYGKNHVEKLEILNEKNGTINVIEDDGCGIFVYAGADPNTELYTELKLDNGYIPVNEKMETSIPGVYAAGDIRVKQVRQAATAVADGAVAAINAAM is encoded by the coding sequence ATGTACGATATTATCATCATAGGTGCCGGTCCGGCCGGTATCAGTGCCGGAATCTATGCGGTAAGCCGCGGTAAAAAGACAGTGATTATTGAAAAAAATGCAGTAGGCGGAATCATCGGAAAGGTATCTACCGTTACCCACTACTCTGCTATCGTACCCGGCGAAACCGGGGCCACCTTTGCCAAGAGAATGGAACGACAGGCTTTGGAGGCAGGTGTAGAAATCATCTACGAAAACGTCGAGAAAGTAACTCTGGAAGGTGATATAAAGGCGGTAACCACATCCCGTAATCATTATGAAGCGCCCAAAATCATCCTCGCAAACGGAACCACCCCCAGAACACTTGGCATTCCAGGGGAGGCTGAACTCTCCGGGAAAGGCATCGGCCTTAATGCTGCAAAAGATGGCCCATCCTATAAAGGCAAAAATATATATGTAGTAGGCGGCGCAGACGGCGCGGTTAAGGAAGCATTGTATCTATCTCAGTTTGCAAAAGAACTTACAATCATTCATTTTGAGGATACGTTAGGATGTGTTCCTGAATTCTTAAATAAAGTTCGCCAGACAGATAATATCAAGGTCTGTCTTGCTTCCAGGCTAAACAAAGTATACGGAAAAAACCATGTAGAAAAATTGGAGATACTTAATGAGAAAAATGGGACGATTAATGTTATCGAAGATGATGGCTGTGGCATCTTCGTATATGCAGGAGCTGATCCCAATACCGAATTATATACGGAACTTAAGTTAGACAACGGATATATTCCGGTGAATGAAAAAATGGAAACCTCCATTCCCGGCGTATATGCTGCTGGCGATATCCGCGTCAAGCAGGTACGCCAGGCTGCAACAGCCGTGGCAGATGGCGCTGTGGCTGCAATTAATGCTGCGATGTAG
- a CDS encoding 4Fe-4S binding protein, giving the protein MTEHLHITPIGNDGMYILDTASWRVLRPVLDQEKCIRCGICLSYCPVNSIHKDEEGKYEIHYDYCKGCGICANECIKDAIEMVPEGGVR; this is encoded by the coding sequence ATGACAGAACATTTACATATTACACCGATTGGCAACGATGGGATGTATATTCTTGATACCGCCAGCTGGCGGGTATTGCGTCCGGTCCTTGACCAGGAAAAATGTATCAGGTGCGGCATCTGCCTTTCCTATTGCCCGGTGAATTCTATTCATAAGGATGAAGAAGGGAAGTATGAGATTCATTACGACTACTGCAAAGGCTGCGGCATCTGCGCAAATGAGTGCATCAAGGATGCCATAGAGATGGTACCGGAAGGAGGAGTTAGATAA
- a CDS encoding thiamine pyrophosphate-dependent enzyme: MSYIDVLNKAEDQVTPGMSACQGCGGELVLRTVLKIAGENTIVGIPPGCMAGAGVVGWNYANGLKIPVHIPLLDNTASFLTGLSQIYERKGRADVNIVAVAGDGATADCGFQSLSASAERNEKMLYVCYDNEGYMNTGYQRSSTTTKGSRTSTTPIGTVINGKQQQQKYLPLILSMHGLTYCATASVSHMADLVMKVEKGLEASKKGFAYLHVFSPCPTGWAYPADKAIEVARNAVKANVFPLWEMEDGTYKINVANKMPISVEEFVKGIGKFKNLSREDVGSIQKAVDERYELLKRLAAV, from the coding sequence ATGAGTTATATTGATGTTTTAAATAAAGCAGAAGATCAGGTGACTCCGGGCATGTCTGCCTGTCAGGGATGTGGAGGAGAACTGGTCTTAAGGACGGTATTAAAAATCGCGGGGGAGAATACGATCGTAGGGATTCCGCCGGGCTGCATGGCGGGAGCCGGAGTGGTAGGATGGAATTATGCCAACGGATTAAAGATTCCGGTGCATATTCCGCTACTTGACAATACCGCGTCTTTTCTCACCGGGCTAAGCCAGATCTATGAAAGAAAGGGAAGGGCGGACGTTAACATCGTAGCAGTGGCAGGAGATGGCGCTACGGCGGACTGTGGATTCCAGAGCCTGTCAGCATCAGCGGAAAGGAATGAGAAGATGCTGTATGTATGCTATGATAATGAGGGATACATGAATACCGGATATCAGAGAAGTTCGACTACTACGAAGGGGTCCAGGACTTCCACCACGCCGATCGGAACGGTTATCAATGGAAAACAGCAGCAGCAGAAGTACCTGCCGCTCATCCTTTCCATGCATGGCCTGACCTACTGTGCGACGGCTTCCGTATCCCACATGGCTGATCTGGTGATGAAGGTGGAGAAAGGCTTGGAAGCCAGCAAAAAAGGATTTGCCTATCTCCATGTATTCTCGCCATGTCCTACGGGCTGGGCATATCCGGCCGACAAGGCCATCGAGGTTGCCAGAAATGCGGTGAAAGCCAATGTATTTCCGCTTTGGGAGATGGAAGATGGAACATATAAGATCAACGTGGCAAATAAAATGCCGATATCAGTAGAAGAGTTCGTGAAAGGGATCGGCAAATTCAAGAATCTTTCCAGAGAAGATGTAGGCAGCATACAGAAGGCTGTCGATGAAAGATATGAATTACTTAAGCGTCTGGCCGCGGTATAG
- a CDS encoding IclR family transcriptional regulator produces MKEENTSDSIAKNNDKYILHSVENALSIMDLFFAYEELSPSDVTRYLGINRSTAFRFLVTLERCGYISKGENAKYRLSAKVSTLGQIAHNRMELISLIHPHLCRISEDTGESSHLVIMDNPTHVTFIDKSVGTLWLKMDIMLGYTQYAHITATGKAILAYESDQFINQYIRSANFDRQTPNSIRNAKELLNILSQIKEQGYSCDNEEAEVGLTCYAVPILTFSGRPVAAISSSGPTTRMAANKEKHLQALHLAAEQIQKGLQ; encoded by the coding sequence ATGAAAGAAGAAAACACCAGCGATTCCATTGCGAAAAATAATGACAAGTATATTCTTCACTCTGTAGAAAATGCGCTTTCCATCATGGATTTATTCTTCGCATACGAGGAACTAAGCCCGTCGGACGTGACTCGTTATCTGGGAATCAATCGAAGCACGGCTTTTCGTTTTCTCGTTACTTTAGAGAGATGCGGCTACATCTCCAAGGGCGAGAATGCAAAATACCGGCTCAGCGCCAAAGTATCCACCCTGGGACAGATCGCTCACAACCGCATGGAACTGATCAGCCTGATCCACCCTCACCTTTGCAGAATCTCGGAAGATACTGGAGAATCCTCTCATCTGGTCATTATGGATAATCCCACCCATGTTACCTTCATAGACAAATCCGTTGGGACTCTTTGGCTTAAAATGGACATTATGCTTGGCTATACTCAGTATGCGCACATTACGGCAACGGGAAAAGCCATACTTGCCTATGAATCAGATCAATTCATCAACCAGTATATCCGCTCTGCCAATTTCGACCGGCAGACGCCTAATTCTATCCGAAATGCCAAGGAACTGCTGAATATTCTCAGCCAGATAAAAGAACAAGGCTACTCCTGCGATAATGAGGAGGCTGAAGTGGGACTCACCTGCTATGCGGTTCCTATTCTAACTTTCTCCGGCCGCCCGGTAGCAGCAATCAGTTCCTCCGGCCCGACCACCAGAATGGCTGCCAATAAAGAAAAACATCTGCAGGCGCTTCATCTTGCCGCAGAACAGATTCAGAAAGGACTGCAGTAA
- the buk gene encoding butyrate kinase, with protein sequence MNYRLLIINMGSTSTKVGVYLDDSPVWTHTITHPREDIARYLHFMDQYEYRLGAIKTLLAEKGERLEDFHAIVSRGGTIRPVRGGTYAITSQMLKDSQCGLYGDHPCNIGGQIAYDLASKYQIPALTVDPPVCNEMRPEATYSGLPEIQRIASFQALNHRATARRYCRDHHIAYTDVNLIVAHMGGGITVAAHEKGKITDVNNGLAGDGPFALERSGDLPVGELIKLCYSGKYTLDEMLRRVNGRGGMVAYLGTVDGKEVQRRIDSGDDLARSVTEAMAYQVVKEIGGIAASMCGEVDAILLTAGLAYWEYFVGLIKSRVSFLAPVLAYPGENELESLALGALRVLRKEEELQNYDSQTA encoded by the coding sequence ATGAACTATCGTCTATTAATCATCAATATGGGCTCCACTTCCACAAAGGTAGGCGTCTATCTGGACGATTCTCCAGTCTGGACTCACACGATCACCCATCCCAGGGAAGATATCGCGCGCTATCTGCATTTCATGGATCAGTATGAGTACCGGCTGGGTGCTATTAAGACGCTTCTGGCCGAAAAAGGAGAACGCCTGGAAGACTTCCATGCTATCGTAAGCAGGGGAGGAACCATTCGTCCGGTCAGAGGCGGCACCTATGCGATTACATCCCAGATGCTTAAGGATTCCCAATGTGGCCTCTATGGCGACCACCCATGCAATATCGGCGGCCAGATTGCCTATGATCTTGCATCGAAATATCAGATTCCTGCCTTAACTGTGGATCCTCCCGTCTGCAATGAGATGCGGCCGGAAGCAACCTATTCCGGCCTTCCGGAGATCCAGAGGATTGCGTCCTTTCAGGCGCTGAATCACAGGGCAACCGCGCGCAGGTACTGTCGGGATCATCATATTGCGTATACGGATGTAAATCTGATTGTGGCCCACATGGGAGGCGGTATTACCGTAGCAGCCCACGAAAAAGGAAAAATCACTGATGTAAACAATGGGCTGGCCGGGGATGGCCCGTTTGCTCTTGAGCGAAGCGGAGACCTCCCGGTAGGCGAACTTATCAAACTGTGCTATAGTGGCAAATATACGCTGGATGAGATGCTGCGCCGCGTCAATGGCAGAGGCGGCATGGTGGCCTATCTCGGTACTGTGGATGGAAAGGAAGTACAGCGCCGGATCGATTCCGGCGATGATCTGGCCCGCTCTGTTACCGAAGCAATGGCCTACCAGGTAGTTAAAGAGATCGGAGGCATCGCTGCATCCATGTGCGGCGAAGTGGATGCCATCCTTCTCACAGCCGGACTGGCCTATTGGGAATACTTCGTGGGCCTGATTAAAAGCCGGGTATCCTTTCTTGCTCCAGTCCTTGCCTATCCCGGGGAGAATGAACTAGAATCTCTGGCCTTAGGAGCACTGCGCGTGCTTCGCAAAGAAGAGGAACTCCAGAATTACGATTCCCAGACAGCATAA
- a CDS encoding 2-oxoacid:acceptor oxidoreductase family protein, which produces MKEIRLHGRGGQGVVKASQIVVKAVVQEKKQGQFIPFFGVERKGSPVFGYLRISQQPIRRKMQVYEPDILMILDDSLVVLPATYEGLKEGGTIIMNTVKPLEELKIPSQAGSVAVVDATGISEKILGRNIPNTAMLGAFAKVTGLVDKEILFQEIEASFGAANKEAAQMAYDQVKSVEA; this is translated from the coding sequence ATGAAAGAAATCCGTTTGCACGGCCGGGGAGGCCAGGGAGTAGTCAAAGCTTCGCAGATTGTGGTGAAGGCAGTCGTACAGGAGAAGAAGCAAGGCCAGTTTATCCCGTTCTTCGGAGTAGAAAGAAAGGGTTCGCCGGTATTTGGATATCTAAGAATATCGCAACAGCCAATTAGAAGGAAGATGCAGGTCTATGAGCCGGATATTCTGATGATACTGGATGACTCCCTCGTTGTTCTTCCAGCCACCTATGAAGGCTTGAAAGAGGGAGGAACGATAATCATGAATACGGTAAAGCCGCTGGAGGAACTGAAGATTCCTTCTCAGGCAGGAAGCGTGGCTGTGGTGGATGCAACGGGCATTTCGGAAAAGATACTTGGAAGAAATATACCCAATACTGCTATGCTTGGAGCATTTGCCAAAGTTACAGGGCTTGTGGACAAGGAAATATTGTTCCAGGAGATAGAGGCTTCCTTCGGGGCAGCCAACAAGGAAGCGGCACAGATGGCATATGATCAGGTAAAGAGCGTGGAAGCGTAA